CGGAGCCGTAATACTGCAGGCTGATCCAGCTCGCGACGACGACGGGCGCCGTCAGGATCAGCTCGAGCACCTTGAACCCGCTGTCGGCGCGCCAGTCATAGCTGTGCAGGAAGGCGCGCCCGGCCAGGGAGGCCCCCGCCGTGTGCCGGCGCGGGGCGGCGATGAAGGCCTTGCAGCCGGCCAGCCCCCATTCCGGCCGCACCTGCGCCCAGTCCTGGCCACGCCGGGCGACGTCGCCCTCGCCGGCAGCACCTGGCAGGCGCAGAGCGCGCTCGGTGCGGGCGAGCCGTCCGGCCGAGGCCAGCAGCGAATCCAGCCTGGCGAGGTCGGCAGCGTGCGAGGGCGACAGCGCCGCCCGGTCGAACAGCGTGATCTCGTCGCTGACCGTGTCGTGCAGCCCGGCGACGAAGCGCGTATCGGCCGGGACGTCGATCCCCTGCGCCGCGAGCCCGATCCGGACCTCGTCGTCGTTCAGCAGCCCGGCCAGCAGGCGGGCGTTGACGTCGCCCGGGAAGCCGCCGCAGGCGCCGCATTGCAGGGCGCTGGCATGGGCGTTATTGACCAGCCGCGCGCCATGGCCGGCGAGCAGCACCAGCCGGGCGAAGCGCGAGGTCAGCGACATCGCCCGCAGGATCGTCGCCGCCATCTCGATGCGCTGCGCCGCCGTGAGCGAAGCGTCGAGCCGCGGCGCCGCCCGGTCGCCGTCCGGGCGGCGATCGGCCGTGACGGAGTCGTGGAAGAGCTTCCAGAGATAGAGCGGCCCGCTGGCCTCGACGAAGGCGAAGGAGGAGACCGCGGCGCGCTTGAAGCGGCCCCAGGCGCGCCTGGCGCGAGCACCGATGCGCTGCTTCTCCTCCGCGGCCTCGCCGGGCACGTCGCAGGTAAAGGAGCTAACGCCGGGCTTTAGGAGGACCGGCAGCCGCGCCTCGCCGCCCACCGAACCGAGCCGGCGATGCGAGACGCCGATGCCGAAGAAGCCGGCGAAGCCCAGCGTCTCCGTGCCCGGATCAAGCGATTCCAGTGTGCGGCGGATGATCTCGGAGCGGACGTCGATGCAGAAGGCAGCCTGCACCGAGGGGCGCGCGGCCGGCTCCTTTTGCGAGACGGCCGGCCTCCAGGCCGCGAAGAAGCGGCGCTGCGCGGCGCGATCATAGGCCTCCTGCAGCAGCGCGTCGATGATCTGGTCGGTGCTCGGCTCGACCGGTGCGGCATGGGCATCGATCGCCTGCCGCCAGGGCTCGGCGATCTGCCGCCCGAACTGCGCCTGCAGGGCTGCCTCGAAGGCGAGCGCGATCGCGAGCAGGTCGGTGATGGTCTGGTCGGTGCCGCCGTCGCGCTCGGCCTGCCAGTGCAGCTGGCGGGCATATTGCGCCCAGCCGCCGAGCCCGGTCAGGAGCGTGGTGAAATAGCTCTCGGCCGCGGCCTGCGGCAGGCCGAGCGCAAGGCTTGCGCGCCGGATCGCTGCCGGTGCCGCCAGCGGCTCCCGCGAGATGCGCAGACAGAAGCCCTTCAGCCCCGCGATCTCGGGCGAAAGGTCCTGCGTCGCGAAGGCGCGCCAGGATTCATAGGCGCCGGTCGCGATAGTCTTGGGCCACATCGCCTGGCCAAGATCGAAATGGCCCGAGGCCCATGCACCGATCCGGTCCGCGATAAAGCCAGGCCAGTCGATGCCGGTGGCGTCGGCGCAGAGCGCGGCGACGGTCGGGATCGCGGCGACAGGCGCCGGGTCCTCTGCGAGGGCCGCCTCGACCGTCGCGAGACCGGGCGCATCCGGATCGTCGGCGACGGCAGCGGCCAGATCAGCCGGCGTGATCTCTCCCGCCCGCCAGCGCTCCCGGTAGAAGCTGCGCGGCATGGTGACGGGGATTCCTCCGGCCCTGCCAAGGCGGGCCGCCGCACCGGGCAGCGTTTCCCCGGCGAGACCGAGGAAGGGGTTCACCGCGACGGAGGCCGAGAGGGGCCAGAGCGGCGGGATGATGCGGGCGGCGCGATCGGCCTGCGCCATCAGGGCTGCCTGCAGGGCGTCCTGTCCGGGCTGCGCGTTCATGACGGGCTCCTTTCGCTGGTCGGGAGAGATGGTCTGGGCTGCGCCCAGCCACCGGTGAGACGGTCGAAGATGGCGTTGCCGTAGAAGCCGTTGGCGAGATGAACGCGCAGCCCGGCCAGGGCGGGGTGGCCGGCCCAGTGCGGAAACAGCGCCTGGGCGAAGGCGACGCCGCCGAAGGAGAGCAGCGTCAGCACGATCAGCGCCCATTCCAGCGCGGTGGGCGGCGGGATCGGCGGCAGAGTCGCCGAGGTCAGCCACTGCGCGAAGCGCTGGAGCAGGAAGTAGGAGAGCGAGGCGGCGATGGCCGCCGCCGATGTCCGCAGGGTGAGCGCGCGTGGAGCGGCGTCGGCGAGGCCCTGCGCGATCAGATAGGCGACGCCGAAGACGAGGATGGCGCCGAGAGCGATCGCCTGCGGCGACTTGTCGGCGAAGCCGAAGCCGAGCCCGAGCAGGGCGTAGAGCGCCAGCGCAAAGGCGAAGGCCTGCGCCACGACGCGAATGCTGGCGACCGCGACCGGCCCCGGGCGACGCGTGGCCGCGACCTGCTCCACCGCCCAGCCCGAGGAGAGGAAGGCATGGGCCTTGTAGAGGGAGTGGGCGACGATGTGCAGCAGCGCCAGCGGGAAGAGCGCCAGCCCGCATTGCAGCACCATGAAGCCCATCTGCGCCACCGTGGACCAGGCGAGCGACGTCTTGATCGCCGACTGGGTCAGCATCACCAGGCCACCCAGCAAGGCGGTGAAGCCACCGATCAGCACCAGCGCCGCCAGTGCGCCCGGCGTGGTCAGCAGCAGGTCGGCGAAGCGGATCAGCAGGAAGCCGCCGGCATTGATGATGCCGGCATGGAGCAGGGCCGAGACCGGCGTCGGCGCCTCCATCACCTCGACCAGCCAGCCATGGGCGGGGAACTGCGCCGATTTCAGCAGGGCCGCCGTCACCAGCAGCGCGACCGCCCAGCCCGTCCCGGCGGGCACTGGCCCACTGCGCGCCTGCGCCATGATCGCGCCGATGTCGCCGGTGCCGTAGCCCGCGAACAGGACGAGGCAGGCCAGCAGCAGAGCCGTATCCGCCAGCCGGGCGACGACGAATTTCTTGCGCGCCGCCCGCTGCGCCGCCGGGCGCGCGGGGTAGAACAGCAGCAGCCGGTGCAGGCAGAGGCTGGTCGCGATCCATGCTGCGAGCAGCTGCAGCAGGTTGCCGGCGCAGACGAGCAGGATCGCGGCGGCGAGCGTCGCGCAGATCCAGCCGGTGAAGCGCCTCTGGCCCGGTTCGCCGGTGAGATAGCTGCGGCTGAAGCGCAGGACGACCCAGCCGACGAAGGTGATCAGCAGCAGCATGGTCACACCGACGATGTCGAGGCGCGCCGAGAGGCCAAGGCCGCGTGGGGCAAGCAGCGTCAGCGTGGCGGGGCCCGACACAGCGAGCTGCACGGCCGCCACGAGAGCCACGACCAGCGCCAGCGCTGCGGCGATCTCCGCCAGAAGCCCCTGCCCCTTCGCCGAGAGCGCCTCGCGGCGCAGCAGGAACAGCGCCGTCGCAGCGAGGATGGCCGGGGCGAGAAGCGGGAGCGCGAGATGGGGCACGGCAGGGCTCACGGGCTGGTTGATCTCGCACCGCAATAACACCGGCCCCGATGCGCTAAAAATTCATTGTTTGCGCAGTTCCGTTCGCTATGATCGAACGATGTCCGGACTGAACTACAATCATCTGCGCTATTTCTGGATGGTCGCGCGGGAGGGGCATCTCGGCCGCGCGGCCCAGCGCCTCAACCTGACGCAGTCGGCCCTCTCCGTGCAGATCAAGCGGCTCGAGGAGCAGGTCGGGCACCGTCTGTTCGAGCGCGCCGGGCGGGGCCTGTTGCTGACCGAGGCCGGGCGGATCGCCCGCGATCATGCCGACATCATCTTCGCCACGGGGGACGATCTGCTCGGCACGCTGCGCGAAAGCGGCCTGTCGCGGCATGTGCTGCGCGTCGGTGCGCAGGCAACGCTGTCGCGCAATTTCCAGCTCGCCTTCCTGCGCCCGATCCTCGGGCGTCCGGATGTCGAGGTCGTGCTGAAGTCGGGCGCGACGCCGGAACTGCTGCGCGCGCTGGCCGCCCATCAGCTCGATGCGGTGCTGACCAACCAGCCGCCGGCCTCCGACCCTGAACGCGCCTTCCTCACCCACAAGCTCGCCGAGCAGCCGGTGAGCCTGGTCGGCCGGCGCGACCTCGTCGCGGAGACGGGCGATTTCGAGACCCTGCTCGCGCGGCATCCGGTGATCCTGCCGCCGCTGCATACGGGGCTGCGGGACGACATCGACGCGCTGATCGACCGCGCGGGCGTCACGCTGCAGATCGCCGCCGAGGTCGACGACATGGCGATGATGCGCCTGCTGGTGCGCGAGGGCGTGGGCTTGGGCGTGCTTCCACCCATCGTCATCCAGGACGAACTTGCGCAGGGGCTGCTCGCGATCGGGGCCTCGTTGCCCGGCATCGTCGAGCGCTTCTACGCGGTCACCGTCGCGCGCACCTTCCGCAACGTGCTGCTGCAGGACCTACTCGGGCAGCAGGGTTGAGGCGGGAGCCGGAGCGGCGCGAGGGCCGCCCCGGCATGCCTCAGATGAAAGCGATCGAGATCGCCGGGACCAGTGCGATGGCGAGCAGACCGAGCAGCAGCGCCCCGAGATAGAACCAGACCGTCTTCATCGCGGCGTCGGGATCGACCTTGCCGATCGAGCAGGCGATGTAGTGGCCGATGCCGATGGGCGGGGTGAACAGGCCGATATTCATCGAGACCACCACCACCATGGCGTAATGCACCGGGTGGATGCCGAGATCCTTGGCGATCGGGAACATCAGCGGCGCCAGCAGCACGATCGCCGGCAGGCCCTCGAGCAGGCAGCCCAGTGTCAGGAAGACCGCGATCGTCACCGCCATGTAGACGATCCAGCCGCCGGGAAGGCCCTTCATCACCGCAGCGAGATATTGCGCGAAGCCGGTCTGGGTTAGCACCCAGGCGGCGGCCGAGGCCGTGCCGAGGATGATCAGGATCGCGCCGGTCATGGCGGCGGTCTCGATCAGCATGCGGTAGATCTGCGCGGCCTTGAGCCCGCCATAGAGGATCATGCCCACGATCAGGGCGTAGACCACGGCGATGGTGGAGACTTCGGTGGCCGTCGCAACGCCCTCCGTCACCGCGCCCCGGACGAGGAAGGGCAGGACAAGCGCGGGCGCGGCGACCACCAGCGCCTTGCCGATCAGTGCGAGCGGGGCGCGGCGCACCCCTTCCAGCGCCTCGCCCCGCGCCTTCCAGCGGGCGGCCAGGGCGAGAATCAGCAGCAGGAAGAAGGCGACGACGAAGCCGCTGGCAAACAGCGCCGCGATCGAGATGCCAGCGACGGAGCCGATGACGATGAGCACGATCGAGGGCGGCACCGTGTCGGCCATGATCGCGCCCGTCCCGAGCAGGGCGACCATCTCCTCGGGCTTGTTGCCGCGGCGCTTCATCTCCGGGAACAGCGCCGGCGCCACAGTGGCCATATCCGAGACTTTCGAGCCGGAGATGCCGGAGACGAGATAGAGCGAACCGAGCATGACATAGGACATGCCGGCCCGAACATGGCCGAACATCGAGGCGAGGAAATCGACGATCGCCTTGCCCATGCCCGTTGCATCGAGGATGCAGCCCAGCAGCACGAAGACCGGCACCGAAAGCAGGATCAGGCTCGACATGCCCTCGTCCATGCGTCCGACGATCACCGTGACCGGCAGCTTGGTCGAGAAGACGAGGAAGGCCATCGCGCCGGCGCCGAAGCAGAAGGCGATCGGCACGCCCATGGCGAGGCAGAGCGCGATGACGCCGACCAGCAGGATCAGGATATTGGCCTTGCCGAGTCCGGCGAGCACCGGCGAGAGCAGCCAGAGCAGGCCGATGGTGGCCGCCACCAGCACAACCGCGGTCACGAGGTCGCGGCGCGGCGCCTCGGTCCAGAGTTTCACCGCCAGCACGAAGAGCATCAGCCCGATGCCGATCGGGATGCCGGCGATGCGCCAGGCGGTGGAGATGTTGAGCGCCGGCGAGGTCACGGGGAACTCGTCGATCCAGTGCTCGATGGCAGAGGGCAGCAGCGCGGCGAGGAAGGCCCCGATGACGACGAGGCCGGTCGTCTCCAGCAGCGAGCGGGCGCGCGGGCCGATCGCATTGATCACCAGCGCCAGGCGCAGATGCTCGCCGCGGTCGATGGCGATGACCGCGCCGAGCATGACGATCCAGAGGAACAGGAAGGACGCGATCTCGTCGGCCGCCGTGATCGGCGACGACAGGACATAGCGCCAGAACACCGCGACGAGGACGAGGCCGATCAGCCCGACCAGCAGCAGGGCCGCGAAGGCCTCCAGCGGCGCCATCAGGAAGCGCAGCCGCGCGCTGGGTCGCGGCGGGACCTGCTCCTCGATGGCGAAGGCCTGGGTTTCGCTGATCGGCGTTGCGTCTGTCATCGCTGCCTCGCTGGGGATGGACGCGGAAAAAATCGGTCGCGCCTATTTGGGCGCGGCCGAAACGGGATCGGCGTCAGGCGAGTTTGCCGACGGCCTCTTCGAGCAGGGCCCAGGGCTCGTCACCGAACTTGCCGCGCCACTCCTTGTAGAAGCCGGCCTGCGACAAAGCCTCGCGGAAGGGCGCCGGATTGACCTCGTTGAAGATCATGCCGGCGGCGGCGAGGTCCTTCTGCAAGGCGATGTTCTGCGCGGCGACATCGGTCCGCTCCGCTTCGCAGGCGCTGTTCAGGATGCGGCTGACAGTCGCCTGGATGTCGGCCGGCACCTGGCCCCAGGAGCGGCGGTTGATCAGGAACCACCAGCCGTCCCACATATGGTTGGTGACGGAGCAGTATTTCTGCACCTCGAAGAGCTTGGCTGCCGAGATGATCGCCGGCGGGTTCTCCTGCCCGTCGACCACCTTGGTCTGAAGCGCCGAATAGACCTCGGCGAAGTTCAGCCCCGTCGGCGAGGCGCCGAGCGACTTGAACAGTGAGAGCCAGAGCGCACTGACCGGCACGCGGATCTTCATGTTCTTCAGGTCTTCCGGCTGGACGATCGGCCGCGAGCTGTTGGTGATCATCCGGAAGCCGTTGTCCCAGATCTTGTCCATGACGACGAAGCCACCACGGGTGATCTGCTGGCGCAGATGGGCGCCGAGCTTGCCGTCCATCGCGCTCCAGAGCGCCGGATAGTCCTTGAAGGCGAAACCGACGCCGGAGATTGCGGCGGCGGGAATGATCGTCGAGAGCACGTTGACGCCCGAATTCAGGAAGCATTCGAGCGCGCCCGAGCGCAGCTGCGAGAGCATGTCGGAATCGGCGCCGAGCTGGTTGTTCGGGAAGAGCTGGAACTCGAACTTGCCGTTGGTCTGCTCCTTCACCTGCTCCGCCGCCTTGGTGAGGTGGACGTTGAGCGGGTGCGAGGCGGGCACATTGGTGCCGATCTTGAACGTATGCTCGGCAGCATGGGCATAGCGCAGCGGCAGGGCCGTGGAGATCGCGCCCGCACCCGCGAGGGTGGCGAAGCGGCGGCGGCTGATCGTGAGCGTCATCGTTGTAACCTCCCGTTTGTTTTTTGATGGAGTGGGCCGTTCAGGCCGTCGGCGACGCCGCCTTGTCGCCGCGGAACATCAGTCCCGCCTCGCGGAAGCCGCCATCGACATTGAGGGTGTGGCCGTGGACGTAGCGGGCCTCGTCCGAGCAGAGGAAGACCGCCGCGTCGGCGATCTCCTCCGGCGTGCCATAGCGCGTCATCGGGATGAGGTAGTTGTAGGCGGCGCGGGTCGCGGCATCATGGGCGAACTTCGCCATCTCGGTCTCGATGGCGCCGGGCGCGATGTTGTTGACGTTGATGCCGTATTCCGCGAGTTCGACCGCCATCACCTTGGTCAGCAGTTCGAGGCCCGCCTTCGCCGCGCCATAGGCGCCGCGGCCATGGCCGCCGCGCTGGCCCGAGAGCGACGCGATGTTGATGATCTTGCCGGAGCGCTGCTTCGCCATCACCCGGGCACAGGCCTGGGCGACGAAGAAGGCGCCCGTCAGGTTGATCGAGATGGTGCGGTTCCAGGTCTCCGCGTCGATTTCCAGAAACGGCGTGTTGCCGCCGATGCCGGCATTGTTGACGAGAATGTCGAGCCGGCCATAGCGGGCGACGATCGCCTCGATCAGTGCCGTCACGGACGCCTGATCGGCAACGTCGACCGCCGCGGCCATGCCTTCGGGCGCTCCGAGACCGGCCAGCGCCTGGCGGGCACCCTCCTCGTTGATGTCGGCGAGCACCGGAACGGCTCCCTGCGCCGTCAGCGCACGAGCGATGGCGAGGCCGATGCCGCGCGCGCCGCCGGTGACCAGGGCGATCTTGCCTTCGAGCCTGCGCATTGCGTCCGTTCCCATTCCTGGCCCGTTCATGCGGCACCGCCCTGGCGAACCGCGTCGAAGAAATCGTCCCCGCCGACCTGGCCGCCCTTGAGCACCAGCTCGAGCCCGTCCCGTTCCGGCTGGGGCGCATGGGCGCGGCAGAGCGGTGAGCCGGGCGCCATCGGCGCGATGGCCGTCAGCGCATCGATGCCGAGTTGGGCTGCCGCATGGCTCGAGGTGTCGCCGCCCGAGATCACCGCGCGCGTCAGGCGGGTCTCGCGAAGCACGCGATCGAGAATGGTGCCGAGCGCCGCGCCGATCCGGTCGTTGACCGCCTCGATCGTGAGGCCTGCAACAGCCACCGCCTCGCGCAGCCGCGCCACCGCCGGATCGTCCGGCCCCTGGGCTGAGAAGACGAGCGGGCTTTGGCCTTCCGCCAGCGCCGCCAGCGCGCGCTGGGTGGCAGTCTCG
This portion of the Bosea sp. OAE506 genome encodes:
- a CDS encoding DUF2309 domain-containing protein, coding for MNAQPGQDALQAALMAQADRAARIIPPLWPLSASVAVNPFLGLAGETLPGAAARLGRAGGIPVTMPRSFYRERWRAGEITPADLAAAVADDPDAPGLATVEAALAEDPAPVAAIPTVAALCADATGIDWPGFIADRIGAWASGHFDLGQAMWPKTIATGAYESWRAFATQDLSPEIAGLKGFCLRISREPLAAPAAIRRASLALGLPQAAAESYFTTLLTGLGGWAQYARQLHWQAERDGGTDQTITDLLAIALAFEAALQAQFGRQIAEPWRQAIDAHAAPVEPSTDQIIDALLQEAYDRAAQRRFFAAWRPAVSQKEPAARPSVQAAFCIDVRSEIIRRTLESLDPGTETLGFAGFFGIGVSHRRLGSVGGEARLPVLLKPGVSSFTCDVPGEAAEEKQRIGARARRAWGRFKRAAVSSFAFVEASGPLYLWKLFHDSVTADRRPDGDRAAPRLDASLTAAQRIEMAATILRAMSLTSRFARLVLLAGHGARLVNNAHASALQCGACGGFPGDVNARLLAGLLNDDEVRIGLAAQGIDVPADTRFVAGLHDTVSDEITLFDRAALSPSHAADLARLDSLLASAGRLARTERALRLPGAAGEGDVARRGQDWAQVRPEWGLAGCKAFIAAPRRHTAGASLAGRAFLHSYDWRADSGFKVLELILTAPVVVASWISLQYYGSAVAPAAFGAGNKLLHNVVGGIGVFEGNGGVLRGGLPWQSVHDGERLMHEPLRLSVVIAAPREAILGVLEKHPNLRALFDQGWLALFAMDDAGQVAARYHARDGWADLDPAPGPAVLAA
- a CDS encoding LysR family transcriptional regulator, coding for MSGLNYNHLRYFWMVAREGHLGRAAQRLNLTQSALSVQIKRLEEQVGHRLFERAGRGLLLTEAGRIARDHADIIFATGDDLLGTLRESGLSRHVLRVGAQATLSRNFQLAFLRPILGRPDVEVVLKSGATPELLRALAAHQLDAVLTNQPPASDPERAFLTHKLAEQPVSLVGRRDLVAETGDFETLLARHPVILPPLHTGLRDDIDALIDRAGVTLQIAAEVDDMAMMRLLVREGVGLGVLPPIVIQDELAQGLLAIGASLPGIVERFYAVTVARTFRNVLLQDLLGQQG
- a CDS encoding TRAP transporter large permease subunit: MTDATPISETQAFAIEEQVPPRPSARLRFLMAPLEAFAALLLVGLIGLVLVAVFWRYVLSSPITAADEIASFLFLWIVMLGAVIAIDRGEHLRLALVINAIGPRARSLLETTGLVVIGAFLAALLPSAIEHWIDEFPVTSPALNISTAWRIAGIPIGIGLMLFVLAVKLWTEAPRRDLVTAVVLVAATIGLLWLLSPVLAGLGKANILILLVGVIALCLAMGVPIAFCFGAGAMAFLVFSTKLPVTVIVGRMDEGMSSLILLSVPVFVLLGCILDATGMGKAIVDFLASMFGHVRAGMSYVMLGSLYLVSGISGSKVSDMATVAPALFPEMKRRGNKPEEMVALLGTGAIMADTVPPSIVLIVIGSVAGISIAALFASGFVVAFFLLLILALAARWKARGEALEGVRRAPLALIGKALVVAAPALVLPFLVRGAVTEGVATATEVSTIAVVYALIVGMILYGGLKAAQIYRMLIETAAMTGAILIILGTASAAAWVLTQTGFAQYLAAVMKGLPGGWIVYMAVTIAVFLTLGCLLEGLPAIVLLAPLMFPIAKDLGIHPVHYAMVVVVSMNIGLFTPPIGIGHYIACSIGKVDPDAAMKTVWFYLGALLLGLLAIALVPAISIAFI
- a CDS encoding TRAP transporter substrate-binding protein, which codes for MTLTISRRRFATLAGAGAISTALPLRYAHAAEHTFKIGTNVPASHPLNVHLTKAAEQVKEQTNGKFEFQLFPNNQLGADSDMLSQLRSGALECFLNSGVNVLSTIIPAAAISGVGFAFKDYPALWSAMDGKLGAHLRQQITRGGFVVMDKIWDNGFRMITNSSRPIVQPEDLKNMKIRVPVSALWLSLFKSLGASPTGLNFAEVYSALQTKVVDGQENPPAIISAAKLFEVQKYCSVTNHMWDGWWFLINRRSWGQVPADIQATVSRILNSACEAERTDVAAQNIALQKDLAAAGMIFNEVNPAPFREALSQAGFYKEWRGKFGDEPWALLEEAVGKLA
- a CDS encoding glucose 1-dehydrogenase; amino-acid sequence: MRRLEGKIALVTGGARGIGLAIARALTAQGAVPVLADINEEGARQALAGLGAPEGMAAAVDVADQASVTALIEAIVARYGRLDILVNNAGIGGNTPFLEIDAETWNRTISINLTGAFFVAQACARVMAKQRSGKIINIASLSGQRGGHGRGAYGAAKAGLELLTKVMAVELAEYGINVNNIAPGAIETEMAKFAHDAATRAAYNYLIPMTRYGTPEEIADAAVFLCSDEARYVHGHTLNVDGGFREAGLMFRGDKAASPTA